TTCATCGAAGAAGGATGATTCTATCATGAGAAAAAGTGCGCGCATGTCTGACCCCCGAAGCCGCTTTTTTATGGCACTGGCCTGCGACCAGCGCCTCAAAATCCTGGAACTGCTTCGGGAGAAGGAACGCTGTTCCTGCGAGCTGGTCCCGCTGCTAAAACTGGACCCGTCTGTCGTTTCCCGGCATCTTTCCCTCCTG
The Calditrichota bacterium genome window above contains:
- a CDS encoding winged helix-turn-helix transcriptional regulator, yielding MRKSARMSDPRSRFFMALACDQRLKILELLREKERCSCELVPLLKLDPSVVSRHLSLLREAGMIEGRKEGINIYYAITDKRVFDLLDISKQIIQDWFEKRRKLFEMI